In a genomic window of Halobiforma lacisalsi AJ5:
- a CDS encoding heavy metal translocating P-type ATPase, whose protein sequence is MSCANCSQSITESLEALDGVSEANINFATDEGTVEYDPGAVSLAEIYDAIDEAGYHAESATASIGIADMTCANCADTNEEALELVPGVITAEANYATDEAQVEFNPADVSRSELYDTVEEAGYTPIRDDDGAAESDQERRDAARQEEITKQLRLTLFGAVLSAPFLFFLADRFLLGGTVFPDTVFGFEFEWVGFLLATPVQVVLGKPFYENSYKAIVKNGRANMDVLIALGSSTAYIYSLAVLLGVVAGQTYFDTAALILVFITLGNYLEARSKGQAGDALRKLLEMEAETATIVDEDGTEREVPLEEVDVGDRMKVRPGEKIPTDGVVVDGQSAVDESMVTGESVPVEKEAGDEVVGSTINENGVLTVEATNVGSDTALQQIVQTVKEAQSRQPEIQNLADRISAYFVPAVIANALFWGTVWFLFPEALASFVEWLPLWGQVAGGPAPAGGSVSVFEFAIVVFASAVLIACPCALGLATPAATMVGTAIGAQNGVLFKGGDILERAKDVDTVVFDKTGTLTEGEMELTDVVAFDADDRPVPDGGTAAADSGIPATSGRLTEDDVLRLAAAAESASEHPLARAIVEGAEERGLEVSDPESFENVPGHGVRATVDGDEVLVGNRKLLRDNGVDPAPAEETMERLENEGKTAMLVAHVPADADEGVLAGVIADADTVKESAEEAVTALHERGTDVMMITGDNDRTARAVAERVGIDPENVRAEVLPEDKSDAVEAIQAEGRQAMMVGDGVNDAPALAVAHVGTAIGSGTDVAIEAADVTLMRDDPVDVVKAIRISDATLQKIKQNLVWALGYNTTLIPLASLGLLQPVLAAAAMAFSSVSVLSNSLLFRRYDPDYDYELFGFLR, encoded by the coding sequence ATGAGCTGCGCGAACTGCTCGCAGTCGATCACCGAATCCCTGGAAGCGCTCGACGGCGTCTCGGAGGCGAACATCAACTTCGCCACCGACGAGGGCACCGTCGAGTACGATCCAGGAGCGGTATCGCTCGCAGAGATCTACGACGCGATCGACGAGGCCGGCTACCATGCCGAGTCCGCGACCGCGTCGATCGGCATCGCGGACATGACCTGTGCGAACTGCGCCGACACCAACGAGGAGGCCCTCGAACTGGTGCCCGGCGTCATCACCGCGGAGGCGAACTACGCAACCGACGAGGCGCAGGTCGAGTTCAACCCCGCCGATGTCTCGCGGTCCGAACTCTACGACACGGTCGAGGAAGCGGGCTACACGCCCATCCGTGACGATGACGGCGCTGCGGAGTCGGACCAGGAACGACGCGACGCCGCCCGCCAGGAAGAAATCACTAAACAGCTCCGACTGACGCTCTTCGGGGCGGTGCTGTCGGCACCCTTCCTGTTCTTCCTGGCCGATCGGTTCCTTCTGGGCGGAACCGTCTTCCCTGACACCGTCTTCGGGTTCGAGTTCGAGTGGGTTGGCTTCCTGCTCGCCACGCCGGTCCAGGTCGTCCTCGGCAAACCGTTCTATGAGAATTCCTACAAAGCGATCGTGAAGAACGGTCGGGCGAACATGGACGTGCTCATCGCGCTGGGGTCCTCGACGGCGTACATCTACAGCCTCGCCGTCCTGCTGGGGGTGGTCGCCGGGCAGACGTACTTCGACACCGCGGCGCTGATCCTCGTGTTCATCACGCTCGGGAACTACCTCGAGGCCCGGTCGAAAGGCCAGGCCGGCGACGCCCTTCGGAAGCTCCTCGAAATGGAGGCCGAGACGGCCACGATCGTCGACGAGGACGGCACCGAGCGGGAGGTCCCCCTCGAGGAGGTCGACGTCGGCGACCGGATGAAAGTCCGGCCCGGCGAGAAGATCCCGACCGACGGGGTCGTTGTCGACGGTCAGTCCGCCGTCGACGAATCGATGGTGACCGGCGAGTCCGTCCCCGTCGAGAAGGAAGCGGGTGACGAGGTCGTCGGCTCGACGATCAACGAGAACGGGGTGCTGACCGTGGAGGCGACGAACGTCGGCTCGGACACGGCGCTTCAGCAGATCGTTCAGACTGTCAAGGAGGCGCAGTCCCGCCAGCCGGAGATCCAGAACCTGGCCGATCGGATCTCGGCGTACTTCGTCCCCGCCGTCATCGCCAACGCCCTGTTCTGGGGCACCGTCTGGTTCCTCTTCCCCGAGGCGTTGGCGAGCTTCGTCGAGTGGCTCCCGCTGTGGGGACAGGTTGCCGGCGGTCCGGCGCCGGCCGGCGGTAGCGTCTCGGTCTTCGAGTTCGCGATCGTCGTGTTCGCCTCGGCGGTCCTGATCGCCTGTCCCTGTGCGCTCGGACTGGCGACGCCCGCGGCGACGATGGTCGGGACCGCGATCGGTGCGCAAAACGGCGTCCTGTTCAAGGGCGGTGACATTCTGGAGCGCGCGAAGGACGTCGACACGGTCGTCTTCGACAAGACCGGGACGCTCACCGAGGGCGAGATGGAGCTGACCGACGTCGTTGCATTCGACGCGGACGACCGCCCGGTGCCCGACGGCGGGACGGCAGCGGCCGACAGCGGCATCCCTGCCACCAGCGGCCGGCTCACGGAAGACGACGTGCTCCGACTCGCGGCAGCGGCCGAGAGCGCTAGCGAACACCCGCTCGCCCGAGCCATCGTCGAGGGCGCCGAAGAACGCGGGCTCGAGGTGTCCGATCCCGAGTCCTTCGAGAACGTCCCCGGACACGGCGTCCGAGCCACCGTCGACGGCGACGAGGTACTCGTCGGGAACCGGAAGCTGCTCCGGGACAATGGGGTCGACCCCGCACCCGCCGAGGAGACGATGGAACGACTCGAGAACGAGGGGAAGACGGCGATGCTCGTCGCCCACGTGCCGGCCGACGCGGACGAGGGCGTGCTCGCGGGCGTGATCGCCGATGCCGACACCGTTAAAGAGAGCGCCGAAGAGGCGGTCACCGCACTCCACGAACGTGGTACCGACGTGATGATGATCACTGGCGACAACGATCGGACGGCCCGCGCCGTCGCCGAACGAGTCGGAATCGACCCGGAAAACGTTCGGGCCGAAGTCCTCCCCGAAGACAAGTCCGACGCGGTCGAGGCGATTCAGGCGGAGGGCCGACAGGCGATGATGGTGGGTGACGGGGTTAACGACGCCCCAGCGCTGGCCGTCGCACATGTCGGCACGGCGATCGGCAGCGGGACGGACGTCGCCATCGAAGCGGCCGACGTGACGCTGATGCGCGACGATCCGGTCGACGTCGTGAAGGCAATCCGCATCTCCGACGCGACGCTCCAGAAGATCAAGCAGAACCTCGTCTGGGCCCTGGGCTACAACACGACGCTCATCCCGCTCGCCTCGCTCGGGTTGCTCCAACCGGTGCTGGCCGCCGCCGCAATGGCGTTCTCGAGCGTCTCCGTACTATCGAACAGCCTGCTGTTCCGCCGGTACGACCCTGACTACGACTACGAACTGTTCGGGTTCCTGCGCTGA
- a CDS encoding AsnC family transcriptional regulator, translating to MRDLDETDMEILRLLGEDARRPFSDIAEQVDLSGPAVSDRVERLQEAGVINRFTVDVDHSQLQAGIPVFVQVSSIIDAVDDLRDRISDAEAVEHVFVTADGDIWFYARAQVRNVHQWLDGLFADVDDVDYTVTLIDDVEWQPSLDGTEFALTCAECGNTVDTEGESMTIDGRPYHFCCPSCQSRFEDRYDRLEKGA from the coding sequence ATGCGAGACCTCGACGAGACCGATATGGAGATTTTGCGACTGCTTGGAGAGGACGCAAGACGACCGTTCAGCGACATCGCCGAACAGGTCGACCTCTCCGGACCTGCTGTCTCGGACCGCGTGGAGCGATTGCAGGAGGCGGGCGTCATCAATCGCTTTACCGTCGATGTCGACCACTCACAACTCCAGGCCGGTATCCCGGTATTCGTTCAGGTATCGAGTATCATCGACGCCGTCGACGATCTCAGAGACCGGATCAGCGATGCCGAGGCGGTCGAACACGTGTTCGTGACCGCGGACGGCGATATCTGGTTTTATGCCCGCGCACAGGTCCGGAACGTTCATCAGTGGCTCGACGGACTGTTCGCGGACGTCGACGACGTCGACTACACGGTGACGTTGATCGATGACGTCGAGTGGCAACCCTCGCTCGACGGGACCGAGTTCGCACTCACCTGCGCCGAATGCGGCAACACCGTTGACACCGAAGGAGAGTCAATGACGATCGACGGTCGACCGTATCACTTCTGCTGTCCGTCGTGTCAGAGCCGATTCGAAGACCGCTACGACCGCCTTGAGAAGGGAGCATAG
- a CDS encoding potassium channel family protein, with protein sequence MNLVALALGVALLVAVITDILWTTLWVEGGAGPLTSRLMAWTWHSLRRIGAQNSRLLSLSGLLIFMLSLSLWIVLLWSGWTLIFASAENGLIDTLNRGSTSWSDWIYFTGYTVFTLGNGDFVPRKGIWQFVTILATGSGLLFVTLSVTYTLSVLDAVTQKRAFANNVSGFGTVSEDIVRAAWNGAEFRGLDLPLNTFEAQLTLLTENHKAYPVLHYFHSARADRSPAVEIAALDDALTLVRFGVPKEHRPNEIIVRNARTGIENYLETLHETFVKPADTTPPAPDLTALREAGIPTASDDEFDASLDDLEMRRRTLFGFIESDVRQWPTRETERPPQ encoded by the coding sequence ATGAACCTCGTCGCCCTCGCTCTTGGCGTGGCTCTTCTCGTCGCGGTCATAACAGATATCCTCTGGACGACGCTGTGGGTCGAAGGCGGCGCCGGTCCACTCACGTCTCGGCTGATGGCGTGGACGTGGCACTCACTACGAAGAATCGGCGCCCAGAACTCGCGGCTACTCAGTCTCTCGGGGCTGTTGATCTTCATGTTGAGTCTCTCGCTCTGGATCGTGCTTCTCTGGAGCGGATGGACGCTGATCTTCGCCAGTGCCGAGAACGGTCTTATTGATACGCTCAACCGCGGGTCTACGTCGTGGTCCGACTGGATCTATTTTACTGGATACACCGTATTCACGCTAGGAAACGGTGATTTCGTTCCACGGAAGGGGATCTGGCAGTTCGTCACGATACTCGCGACGGGGAGCGGATTGCTCTTCGTGACGCTTAGCGTCACCTATACGCTTTCAGTTCTCGATGCAGTCACCCAGAAACGTGCGTTCGCCAACAACGTGAGCGGATTTGGAACGGTCAGCGAGGATATCGTTCGAGCAGCCTGGAACGGTGCGGAGTTTCGAGGACTCGATCTCCCGCTGAACACCTTCGAAGCACAACTCACTCTGCTCACGGAGAATCACAAGGCGTACCCCGTTCTTCACTACTTTCACAGCGCTCGAGCAGACCGGTCCCCGGCCGTCGAAATAGCCGCTCTCGACGACGCCTTGACGCTCGTCCGGTTCGGAGTTCCGAAAGAACACCGCCCGAACGAGATCATCGTCCGGAATGCCCGGACAGGAATCGAGAACTACCTCGAAACGCTCCACGAGACCTTCGTCAAACCCGCGGACACCACTCCTCCCGCACCAGATCTGACCGCCCTCCGAGAGGCAGGGATTCCGACGGCTTCGGACGACGAATTCGACGCATCTCTCGACGACCTCGAGATGCGGCGGCGGACATTATTCGGGTTCATTGAATCCGACGTACGGCAATGGCCGACTCGAGAAACCGAACGTCCACCGCAATAG
- a CDS encoding CaiB/BaiF CoA transferase family protein — MTTATDTPTNRPLEDTTVIELGHIAAGPFCSLLLAELGADVIKIEHGASGGDSVRGGTPVGNSLFNAVNRNKRGISLDLKTDGGMEAFRELITTADVFVENLRPGAPEKLGIGYDDLRNVNPELVYCSIKGFNEGPYEDYPALDPVAEALSGLMSVTGHPDKSPARAGTSVADMTAALFGAFGITAALRQREHTGTGQHVTAPLFESTVSLMGYWLVYAQAYDTRPEPLGAGHDNWAPYDVYQTGDDRWVFVGPSSQAQWERLCEALGLQLHEEDRFETVDDRRRNEDALDDELQAAIEKLTADELVEGLRDVGVPVAPVQNVDEVPSDEHLAATDALGEIETAEGESTSVSVPKLPLRSSQFQRPEPTDPPELGADTDAVLRDLGYSDAEIESLRNSGCL, encoded by the coding sequence ATGACCACAGCAACTGATACACCGACCAATAGACCGCTCGAAGATACGACCGTCATCGAACTGGGGCATATCGCTGCCGGCCCGTTCTGCTCGCTGCTACTGGCGGAACTCGGAGCAGACGTGATAAAGATCGAACACGGGGCATCCGGCGGCGACTCCGTTCGCGGCGGTACACCAGTCGGGAACAGTCTCTTCAACGCCGTTAATCGGAACAAGCGAGGGATCAGTCTCGACCTCAAAACCGACGGCGGCATGGAGGCGTTCCGTGAACTGATCACGACCGCGGACGTCTTCGTCGAGAATCTCCGCCCTGGCGCCCCAGAGAAACTCGGTATCGGCTATGATGACCTCCGCAATGTCAATCCCGAGCTCGTGTACTGTTCGATCAAGGGATTCAATGAAGGTCCGTACGAGGACTACCCTGCGCTCGATCCCGTCGCGGAGGCGCTCTCCGGATTAATGAGCGTAACGGGCCACCCGGACAAATCACCCGCACGCGCTGGAACTAGCGTCGCAGATATGACTGCTGCCCTGTTTGGGGCCTTCGGGATCACCGCGGCGCTCAGACAGCGAGAACACACCGGAACCGGGCAACACGTTACTGCTCCGCTATTCGAGAGTACAGTGTCGCTGATGGGGTATTGGCTGGTATATGCGCAGGCGTACGATACGCGCCCCGAACCGCTCGGGGCTGGCCACGACAACTGGGCACCTTACGACGTCTATCAAACGGGCGATGATCGATGGGTGTTCGTCGGTCCGTCCTCACAGGCACAATGGGAACGACTCTGTGAGGCGCTCGGACTCCAACTCCACGAAGAGGATCGATTCGAAACCGTCGACGACCGGCGGCGGAACGAGGACGCCCTCGACGACGAACTTCAAGCCGCAATCGAAAAACTCACAGCTGATGAACTCGTCGAGGGACTGCGCGACGTAGGTGTTCCGGTCGCGCCGGTTCAGAATGTCGACGAAGTCCCGTCGGACGAACACTTGGCTGCAACGGACGCCCTCGGAGAAATCGAGACAGCCGAGGGCGAGTCCACCTCGGTCTCGGTCCCGAAGCTCCCTCTCCGTTCCTCGCAGTTCCAGCGTCCAGAACCGACCGACCCGCCGGAACTCGGTGCCGATACCGACGCTGTTCTCCGCGACCTGGGCTATTCGGATGCAGAAATCGAATCGCTCCGAAACAGCGGCTGTCTATAG
- a CDS encoding tripartite tricarboxylate transporter permease gives MVSDAFLEGIQIALSWPTIGWMVVGVLLGIVIGAIPGIGPNLGMAVALPLTLPLGGTNAIILLVGIYSGSMYGGSIAAILMNVPGTAAAAATTFDGYPLSRQGQASFALSASALSSAVAGFLTIAALIVISPGIVALVLLLGSPEYFLVAVLGLSMITIVARGSMVKGFVAGAFGLLVTTIGIAPMSSELRFTGGSLVLYDGLSFVAAILGLFAIAEMLKLAGEEGSIARDEIDTSGSVLAGASKALSKPIPLVKSAFIGMFIGSLPGSGASVSNFVAYGEAMRSTASDRFGNGEITGVIAAEASNNGTVGGSLIPALSFGIPGSGATAVLLGGLLMHGLQPGPDLFSSDLHLTYSIFVALFLGNIIILVLGLGLITRAEYLTRINTEYLIPMIVVLAVAGSFTLRNNWVDVATVLVLGAIGYYMFKHEYSVIAFILGMVLGPIAEENFLRSLQLSDGSWTIFVASWPSRLLVGLIIIVLIGPVVQNWRRRRHAGNDS, from the coding sequence ATGGTCTCCGACGCATTCCTGGAAGGCATCCAGATTGCCCTCTCGTGGCCGACTATCGGCTGGATGGTCGTCGGCGTCCTCCTGGGTATCGTGATCGGTGCGATTCCTGGAATTGGACCGAATCTCGGGATGGCAGTTGCGTTACCGCTGACCCTGCCGCTTGGCGGCACGAACGCGATCATCCTGCTCGTCGGCATCTACTCCGGATCGATGTATGGCGGGTCGATCGCGGCAATCCTGATGAACGTCCCCGGAACAGCGGCTGCAGCGGCAACGACATTCGACGGGTATCCTCTCTCCCGACAGGGTCAGGCATCCTTCGCACTGTCAGCGTCCGCACTGAGTTCCGCGGTTGCAGGATTTCTAACGATCGCGGCCCTCATCGTGATCTCTCCGGGGATCGTCGCGCTCGTCCTCTTGCTGGGCTCGCCGGAGTATTTTCTTGTCGCAGTGCTCGGACTCTCGATGATTACTATCGTCGCCCGCGGCTCGATGGTCAAGGGATTCGTCGCCGGGGCGTTCGGGTTGTTAGTAACGACGATCGGTATTGCACCGATGTCGTCGGAACTCCGATTCACCGGCGGGTCACTCGTACTCTATGACGGTCTCTCGTTCGTCGCGGCGATTCTCGGGCTGTTTGCCATTGCCGAGATGCTGAAGCTCGCGGGTGAGGAAGGAAGCATCGCCCGCGACGAGATCGACACCTCCGGAAGCGTGCTTGCCGGTGCCAGTAAAGCCCTCTCAAAGCCGATACCACTCGTCAAGTCCGCGTTCATCGGGATGTTCATCGGATCTCTCCCCGGTTCGGGCGCGTCGGTCTCGAACTTCGTCGCGTACGGTGAGGCGATGCGATCGACCGCCTCGGATCGATTCGGAAACGGAGAAATCACCGGCGTTATCGCTGCCGAGGCCTCGAACAATGGGACAGTCGGCGGCTCTCTCATCCCGGCATTGTCGTTCGGCATTCCCGGCTCAGGGGCAACGGCGGTGTTGCTCGGTGGTCTACTGATGCATGGCCTCCAGCCGGGTCCGGATCTGTTCAGTTCGGACCTCCACCTCACCTACAGCATCTTTGTTGCTCTGTTTCTCGGGAACATCATCATCCTCGTGCTCGGACTCGGCCTCATCACCAGGGCGGAGTACCTCACTCGAATCAACACCGAGTACCTCATCCCGATGATTGTCGTGTTGGCCGTGGCGGGAAGTTTCACCCTGCGAAACAACTGGGTCGACGTCGCGACAGTCCTCGTTCTCGGCGCGATCGGGTACTACATGTTCAAACACGAGTACTCGGTCATCGCATTCATCCTGGGAATGGTTTTGGGACCGATTGCCGAGGAGAACTTCCTCCGATCGTTACAGTTGTCCGACGGATCGTGGACGATTTTCGTCGCGAGTTGGCCGTCACGACTCCTTGTGGGGCTTATCATCATCGTTCTAATCGGACCGGTCGTACAGAACTGGCGACGACGACGGCACGCGGGGAACGACTCGTGA
- a CDS encoding tripartite tricarboxylate transporter TctB family protein: MAERELSELGLLGVFLAVAVGFIGLTTTFRSSSAQLFPRLTGTVIVVGIGLLLLEKRLPEPVRRIVAESVDIVDRDEFGMNGEDGGDDSDTAITGIDAGETTTKPDRRDLPPVLDRLTARQFTFGAIAGYVGVAYVLSILVATPLFVLTYGYWNRQPRWAVIGLTVVSIGICLLFMSIANAPLDRSLLFPRGMF, encoded by the coding sequence ATGGCAGAACGCGAACTCTCGGAACTGGGGTTACTCGGGGTGTTTCTGGCGGTTGCCGTCGGTTTTATCGGGCTGACGACGACGTTCCGATCGTCGTCAGCACAGCTGTTTCCACGACTAACAGGCACCGTCATCGTTGTCGGCATCGGCCTTCTCCTGTTGGAGAAGCGGCTGCCCGAACCCGTTCGACGGATTGTCGCCGAGTCTGTCGATATCGTCGATCGAGACGAGTTCGGGATGAACGGGGAAGACGGAGGCGACGATAGCGATACGGCAATAACCGGGATCGATGCGGGCGAAACTACGACCAAGCCCGACCGTCGGGACCTGCCGCCGGTTCTCGACCGACTTACGGCGCGGCAGTTCACCTTCGGCGCCATAGCCGGGTACGTCGGAGTTGCGTACGTGCTGAGCATTCTGGTTGCGACACCCCTATTCGTGCTCACGTACGGCTACTGGAACCGGCAGCCGCGATGGGCCGTCATCGGACTGACGGTCGTCTCGATCGGGATCTGTCTACTGTTTATGTCCATAGCTAACGCACCGCTCGACCGATCGCTGTTGTTTCCACGGGGGATGTTCTGA
- a CDS encoding Bug family tripartite tricarboxylate transporter substrate binding protein yields the protein MTRHINRRKALTTIGAATATGMTGLAGCLGAEGEYPSDPLTAIVPFDEGGGSDTIIRQMAGPLSEELDEDIRIENVPGAGAMRGIGQLITSEPDGYTFGKFNPLTTSIQALINPPDFEFQDLKGLATIGSNALVVITDTELEIEGLGDLVDRYDDGEIDNIGGLGAQYLPHAMFFKERYGMEWDNYIQYSGGGPINQAVASGEVPAAVNADLSSIGVVEEGNADVAAVLTTSGSAVFPDVTNVTDQGFEEMDFLGQVTRSMWVPPETPEDRIEPLTEAVEATIESETIQNWADETNNRMAYGPPEEADQVLEQIWTEIPDVVDIEELREAAE from the coding sequence ATGACACGGCACATCAATCGACGCAAGGCACTGACGACGATTGGCGCGGCGACAGCCACGGGGATGACCGGCCTGGCCGGTTGTCTCGGCGCCGAGGGTGAGTATCCAAGCGACCCGTTGACCGCGATCGTTCCGTTCGACGAGGGTGGCGGCTCCGATACGATCATCCGCCAGATGGCAGGGCCACTCTCCGAGGAACTTGACGAAGACATCCGGATCGAGAACGTGCCCGGAGCCGGCGCAATGCGCGGCATCGGCCAACTCATTACTTCCGAGCCGGATGGCTACACGTTCGGAAAATTCAACCCGCTAACGACATCGATCCAGGCGCTGATCAATCCGCCCGACTTCGAATTTCAGGATCTGAAGGGCCTCGCGACGATAGGATCGAACGCTCTCGTGGTTATTACCGACACTGAACTCGAAATCGAAGGACTGGGAGACCTCGTCGATCGGTACGACGATGGAGAGATCGATAACATCGGCGGCCTTGGGGCACAGTATCTCCCGCACGCGATGTTTTTCAAGGAACGGTACGGTATGGAGTGGGACAATTACATTCAGTACTCGGGCGGCGGTCCGATTAATCAAGCCGTCGCTTCTGGCGAGGTTCCTGCCGCCGTCAACGCGGATCTCAGCTCTATCGGCGTCGTTGAGGAGGGGAACGCGGACGTTGCCGCCGTCTTGACGACGTCGGGGAGTGCCGTGTTCCCGGACGTGACGAACGTGACGGATCAGGGATTCGAGGAAATGGACTTCCTCGGACAGGTGACCCGTTCGATGTGGGTGCCGCCGGAGACGCCTGAAGACCGTATTGAACCGCTCACAGAGGCCGTTGAAGCAACGATCGAGAGCGAGACCATTCAAAACTGGGCCGATGAAACGAATAACCGAATGGCGTACGGTCCCCCAGAGGAGGCAGATCAGGTTCTTGAACAGATCTGGACCGAGATTCCCGACGTCGTCGACATCGAGGAGCTTCGCGAGGCCGCAGAGTAA
- a CDS encoding helix-turn-helix domain-containing protein: MLRSTVQLDLDSDYVLNDVTQEFDVPFVVTREEVHEDGTLTFVAEMPEHRDEVASRLRESDAVRRVGTVGDSTILVRKQSCGAIGIIRKHNGMLVGVDRAFRTERTFDMMAFSREDVKRIVEDLGDLGTASVERLVRVPDRPAGLSKRQYEVVEAALEAGYYDWPRETDAESVAEGLGITHPTFLEHLRKAEKKLLERAVNGRSTDQLDAQMG, from the coding sequence ATGCTCCGGAGTACCGTACAACTGGACCTCGACTCCGACTACGTTCTCAACGACGTGACACAGGAGTTCGATGTTCCGTTCGTAGTCACGCGCGAGGAGGTTCACGAGGACGGCACGCTGACGTTCGTCGCTGAAATGCCGGAACACCGCGACGAGGTCGCGTCGCGACTGCGAGAGTCCGACGCCGTTCGACGGGTCGGAACCGTCGGCGATTCGACGATCTTAGTTCGGAAGCAATCCTGTGGAGCAATCGGTATCATCCGGAAACACAACGGAATGCTCGTCGGTGTCGACCGGGCGTTTAGGACCGAACGGACCTTCGATATGATGGCCTTTTCACGCGAAGATGTCAAACGGATCGTCGAGGACCTCGGCGACCTGGGAACTGCCAGTGTCGAACGACTTGTTCGCGTTCCAGATCGACCAGCGGGTCTCTCCAAACGGCAATACGAAGTCGTCGAAGCTGCCCTCGAGGCCGGCTACTACGACTGGCCCCGCGAGACGGATGCCGAGTCTGTCGCTGAAGGGCTCGGTATCACGCACCCGACGTTTCTCGAGCACCTGCGGAAAGCCGAAAAGAAACTCCTCGAGCGCGCGGTCAACGGACGATCAACGGACCAGCTCGACGCACAAATGGGCTGA
- a CDS encoding LeuA family protein, which translates to MQLTDVTLREGAQLPGRSYDVEQKVSAGVELSRLDLPYIQAGFPATGAVDREATRRLSDDLEADLIGLARAVPGDVEAALDANVDVVEVFAPLSDRQLEYVVDSSRAEMFEALREAIDLALEGGVDVHLSLLDAFRTDPEYLVTAFDRFSEVSYVNLPDTVGSASPSSVQQFLEGLDEQHSIDLSRVGVHFHDDLGVATANTITAFQAGVGKADVSVGGLGERAGNAPVEEVVAIGDLEHDTSFGVGTADLVPACKRVLTILEENIPDQKALLGRETTRHESGIHTAAMIEEPSVFEPFDPSRFGSRRKLIFGEGTGRGGARRLLERADVAVEGTDDAVTTVLELLADEGPLETAAAVRLIERRLGT; encoded by the coding sequence ATGCAACTCACCGACGTCACACTGCGAGAGGGGGCACAGCTACCGGGACGATCTTACGACGTAGAACAGAAGGTTTCGGCGGGGGTAGAACTTAGTCGCCTCGACCTGCCGTATATTCAGGCTGGCTTCCCGGCGACCGGGGCGGTCGATCGTGAGGCGACGCGCCGCCTTAGCGACGACCTCGAGGCCGATTTGATCGGACTTGCTCGCGCGGTTCCCGGCGATGTCGAAGCAGCACTCGACGCGAACGTCGATGTCGTCGAGGTGTTCGCTCCGCTCTCCGACAGGCAACTCGAGTATGTCGTTGACTCGTCGCGGGCGGAGATGTTCGAAGCCCTTCGCGAGGCGATCGATCTGGCACTCGAGGGTGGTGTCGACGTCCACCTCAGTCTGCTCGATGCCTTTCGAACGGATCCGGAGTACCTCGTGACTGCGTTCGATCGGTTCTCCGAAGTTTCGTACGTCAATCTCCCGGATACAGTCGGATCGGCCAGTCCGTCGTCTGTACAACAGTTCCTCGAGGGACTCGATGAGCAACATAGCATCGACCTCTCCAGGGTGGGCGTACACTTCCACGACGACCTCGGTGTCGCGACGGCGAACACGATTACTGCCTTCCAGGCGGGCGTCGGTAAAGCCGACGTCAGCGTCGGCGGTCTCGGCGAGCGAGCCGGCAATGCGCCCGTGGAAGAGGTGGTCGCGATCGGCGACCTGGAACACGACACGAGTTTCGGCGTCGGGACGGCCGATCTCGTTCCCGCATGCAAGAGAGTGCTGACGATCCTCGAAGAGAATATTCCGGACCAGAAGGCGCTACTCGGTCGCGAGACGACGCGTCACGAGTCAGGGATACACACGGCTGCAATGATCGAGGAACCGAGCGTCTTCGAACCGTTCGATCCGAGCCGGTTTGGAAGCCGTCGCAAACTCATCTTCGGAGAGGGAACCGGTCGTGGTGGCGCCCGTCGGCTCCTTGAACGCGCCGACGTTGCCGTCGAGGGAACCGACGACGCTGTTACCACTGTCCTCGAGTTACTCGCCGACGAGGGGCCACTCGAGACAGCGGCTGCTGTCAGGCTCATCGAACGCCGACTCGGTACATAA